ATAGGCAATGTCCGAGAGCGCGACGATTGCAAGGCCCGCACCCACTGCGTCGCCGTTCACCTTTGCTACGATTGGCACGGGACACTCGAGCATCGCCTCGACGACACGGCCGAACGTCTCGGTGACTTCCTCGTAGGCTTGTCGTGGCGGGTCGGGTTCGGCGGCCATCGCTTCAATGTCGCCGCCGGCACTGAACGCGTCGCCCTCGCCAGTGATGACGATCGCGTGATACTCCTCGGGAGTGGCGTCAGTGATCGTGTCCGCAAGCGTCGACGCGGTCTCGCGGGTGATCGCGTTGAGCACACCTGGGCGGTCGAACGTGAGTCGCAGAACGCCGTCGTCGCTGTCGATCTCCATAGTGGAGAGACAGAGACCTGACTCTTAATGGTGCTGTTCCGCGAAAATCGATGGCGCGTTGACGCGTCGACCCGCTGTCGCGCTGGCGTGCTGGCGCGCTACCAATCCCAGACTACTGGTGAGGGACTCGAGTACCGGCCGTTGTCACGAGTGCTGTTGAATGTGGCTGGGCGTTAGTCCGACGGCATCGGTGCCGTCGCGACTTCGTCTTCGGCGACGTTGAGTTCGGAGGTGACCAGCGCGCGATAGGCGCGTCGGAGGCGTTCGGACAGTGCCTGGTGAGAGATGTCGAGTTCCTCGGACAGTTCTTGCATCGAGACCTCGCGCGGAATCTCGAAGTAGCCGTGATCGATTGCGGCGACCAGCGTCTCGTACTGTCGGCTCGTCAGGCCACACTGAGAGTGGCTCTCCGACTCGAGATCGTAGAGGCGAACGATCGTCGGTGAGACGTCGTTGTCGACGAGTCGGTCGTACAGCGAGCTGACGTGATCGCGCTCGAGGACGCGAACGCTCAGGAGCCAGGTTCCGTTCGAGGCGGAGGCGCTGAGTACGGTTCCGCCCTCGTCGATGACGGTTTCGAAGACGTCGACCGTCTCCGGGTCGAACTCGATGTCGTACAACCAGCGGCCGTCATCGCTGTCGATCAGCGAGTACGCATCGACCGCCGACGAGGTTGCGAGCGCGTCGTCGATCATCTCTTGTGACGGTCCCGACAGCCAGAGGCTGTGCCCGTTCGAGGCGATAACACACTCCATCTCGCACGTGAGTGTGGGGACGGCCTCGAAGAGTTCGCCCAGTCCGGTACCCTCGGCCGAGAATTCGATGTCTGCGATCGATGTCATGGATTCGATTCAATCGTTAAACGGGGACGGCATTAACCGCATTTCCAAAGAGATTAGCAGCGACAGTAGTGACCGTCACTTCGTCTGGTATATAAACGTGAGTTACAGCCAGTTGGTTCGGAATTGACGTTGAAAACGGTGCCAGAAGGCGAAACAGGACTGTTTCGAGCAGACAACGGTTGTGTGCTGTACAGCTTGAAAGAACTCGGGCCGTTCTATCTATCGCAAGCGTGTGGCAGCGGTCGGCGGGAACCGCACGCAGGCGTTAGTGTGATCGACTCGCGAGGAGTGTTCCAGTATGACGATCGGTTGGGTGGAGGGCTTACGCCACCTATACGTAAATCCCCGGGCTGACCGTACGGAGAACGTGACGTCGAAGGATACGCACGAACGGAAGTGGAGTCGTCGACAGTATCTCACTGGAACGGTCGCAGGGATGGCCGGGATCGGCGGAGTGCTCTCACTCAGTGAGGCCGGGGCGGCACAAGACGGTGACCTCGCAGCACAGTACGACACTGTCGTCGATATCGTCGACGCTGGCGCGGACCCGACTGGTAGCGAATCGATCACTCCCGTTCTCCGGGACCACGTTGACGATAACACGCTCATCGAGTTCCCAGAGGGACGGTACTACATGGACGAACAACTCCGGTTCACCCGGTTCGAGAACGTCGGGTTTGTGGGAGACGGTGCGACGCTCGTCCCGGCAAACTTTCACGAGTTCGAGGGCCCGCAGTATCGTCTGTTCCGTCTCGGGACGAGCGACAGACCTGGTCGCAACCTTCGATTCGAGGGCTTCGATATCGATCAGACCGCGTCGGAAACGGGAATCAGGGTCATCAACGCCGAAGTCGAGGATGGGCTCCTTGTCCGCCACGTGACGGTACACGGAGTCCACGATAGCGGCACCTGGGGGCCAGGGCTGTTCAACATCACCGATCCGGAGGGTGAGGGGCTCGTCTACTGTTTCCACGCACCAGACGGTGCCGTCCACGTTGATGAGACGCCGAACGCGGGCAACATGTGGCGTGGCGCCACCGGATTCGGGATCAATCAGCACCACCGTGGCACGCTCGTCTTCGAGAACTGTATTCTGGGTGGGTTCCCGGACAACGGCCTGTACGCCTCGAACGAGACCGGTCGAATCGGCGTTGATGGCGGCCACTACCAGAACAGCGGGACCGCATCCATCCGTCTCAGCGGGACCACCGGTGCAATCAGAAACGCGACGATCACCGTCAACGACGACCCGCACGACTCGGCGGGCCAGCACGCAATTCGAATCGACCGCGGCGAGGAGTTCCACATCGAGGGCGTCGAGATCGACATTCCCGAACCGAACGGCGATGCGATCAGGGTGATGAATCCCGTCGACGAGACGACCATCTCGAACACCGAGATCAGTATCGGCGCGCAGCCAAACAACGGTATCCGACTCGACCCCGAAACGGGGCCGGCGATTATCGACGACGTCACCGTCGATATCGACGGGAGTGCAAATGCTTTGCGACTCCTCGGCAGCGACGGCGGTGCGGTCGACGTCTCCGGCCTTCGGGTGACGGGTGATGCACCTGGCACGACGCTGCGGCACGCAATCTTCTGTGAACGGCACTCCTGTGAGTTTACCGGCCTCGATGTCGAACAGCACGGCACGACCCGCCGTCGCGGGATCGAACTTCGTGGCTCCGACTATCGGCTCGCCGACAGCGAGTTCGAAACGACGGATACGCCGATCGTTCTTAACGGTGCGAGCGACGTTACTGTCGAAAACTGTTACGCAAATCCGGCGTCGGACGCGTATTCGCTTCGAATCACGGGCGATTCCGGTGGCGTCCAGTTGCCGGCCAACGACTTCCCTGCGGGTGTTCGGGACGACCGGTAAGTCGGCACTGCCTCGTGAGCACTCTCGTATTGGCTCGGATCTGGCAATTCAAACAGTGACTATGGCGAGAACGCGGGCCGGGCGCGATTCTGAACGACACCCAGAAATGCTCGCTTCGCTGTGCCTTTCTGGTCTCCTTCAAATCGCGGTCGCCGCTCTGCTCGTCACGAATTGTTCCTCGCAGAAAGCGGGCCGGGCGCGATTTGAACACGCGACCGTCTGATTAAGAGTCAGACGCTCTGCCGGACTGAGCTACCGGCCCTTCACCTTCGACTTTTTGTCGACTGGTAAAATACGTTTCCCTTGAGTTGCGTTGTGACAGAGAGCGCCACGCTCGATCACGGTCGATCCATCGAGATGGATATACACACTATCACGACGTCACAATCTTCGGGAAGGTTAAGTGCGGTCGGTCCGACCACACGTTCACATGAGCACGGGGGTTACGATTTCGTCGATCTCTGACTACGCTATCTTGGGTTGTGGGAGCGTCGGCTACGCCGTCGCGGAAGAACTCGTCGAACAGGGGAAGGACGTACTGATCGTCGACCGCGACGAAAATCGCGTCGAATCGCTCCGCGATCAGGACCTAGACGCCCGCACAGCCGACATCAGCGAACCCGAGGTCGCCGACCTCGTCGACGACCGCGACGTCGTCCTCATCCTCGCCTCCGACGTCGAATCGAACAAGCAAGCCGTCGAACACATCCGCGCCGACAACGACAACCAGTTCGTCGTCGCCCGAGCAAGCGACCCCGTCTCCGGCGACGAACTCTCTACCCTCGGCGCAGACATCGTCATCAACCCCTCCTCCG
The DNA window shown above is from Natrialba magadii ATCC 43099 and carries:
- a CDS encoding helix-turn-helix domain-containing protein — translated: MTSIADIEFSAEGTGLGELFEAVPTLTCEMECVIASNGHSLWLSGPSQEMIDDALATSSAVDAYSLIDSDDGRWLYDIEFDPETVDVFETVIDEGGTVLSASASNGTWLLSVRVLERDHVSSLYDRLVDNDVSPTIVRLYDLESESHSQCGLTSRQYETLVAAIDHGYFEIPREVSMQELSEELDISHQALSERLRRAYRALVTSELNVAEDEVATAPMPSD